A part of Prolixibacteraceae bacterium genomic DNA contains:
- a CDS encoding potassium channel family protein: MIQWQSFNKKIYRSRYRLLLYALLLTVFGDLFFPIEDWIYYTYFRPLWLLLTVLAGWNLVHRNRQKNLIYKSLLIILTIGELINIIIPLEQLNILKQLAYLVFFITFSLELFHQVRSTTKVSSSIITAVLCGLIILGIAGGIGAMIIESVTPDSFEGNLTGDKIADFQYFSFITLTTVGFGDIIPVTVYAKKYTILMTLIGNFYSIVIVGIIIGKFTSSTIKDEEHTLNKLPTKIDQELEDKD; the protein is encoded by the coding sequence ATGATACAGTGGCAATCATTTAATAAAAAAATCTATCGATCAAGATATCGACTATTGCTATATGCTCTATTACTAACAGTATTTGGAGATCTTTTCTTTCCCATAGAGGATTGGATATACTACACCTATTTCAGGCCGTTGTGGCTCCTCCTGACAGTCCTTGCAGGATGGAATCTAGTACATAGAAATAGACAAAAGAACCTCATCTACAAGAGTCTCTTAATCATCTTAACTATCGGGGAACTCATCAATATTATTATTCCATTAGAACAACTAAATATATTGAAGCAGTTGGCCTACTTGGTGTTCTTTATCACCTTCTCTTTAGAACTATTCCATCAGGTTAGGTCTACCACCAAAGTAAGTTCATCTATTATCACAGCTGTTTTGTGTGGGCTAATTATTCTAGGTATTGCAGGCGGTATTGGAGCAATGATTATAGAGTCAGTCACTCCAGATTCTTTTGAGGGTAACCTTACTGGAGATAAGATTGCTGATTTTCAATATTTTAGTTTCATCACCCTAACCACTGTTGGTTTTGGAGATATAATACCTGTCACTGTATATGCTAAAAAATACACGATACTAATGACCCTTATAGGTAACTTCTACTCTATCGTTATTGTTGGTATTATTATTGGTAAGTTTACGTCATCCACCATCAAAGATGAAGAGCATACATTAAACAAGTTGCCTACGAAGATAGACCAAGAGTTAGAAGATAAAGATTAA
- a CDS encoding cysteate synthase: protein MVDFKKTEYHLKSLCCDACFEDKNWVLDHDCDCGPSLIQAVYKEKQISIHNNHPGLYKFSDWLPIQKTLPGAGSPFTYKSEALAQHLGLSNLYVTFSGYWPERGGDMKSGSFKECEAYCVTARGTEPKDKILVVASAGNTARAFARVCSENKIPLLLCIPEDNINALYFDHELDPCVKVVAAASGGDYYDAIHISNVACSLPEYYAEGGAKNVARRDGMATTVYSAITTIGEIPSYYFQAVGSGTGAIAAWEAVERFKEDGRFGSNNMKLLVSQNEPFVPIQLAWRADSRSMLPQDDDQARRQVEEIDAKVLSNRKPPYGLTGGLYDALKATDGDVLTASNEEGAAAGELFEKLEGIDIEPASAIALATLIKEVPQLDKDALIMLNITGGGKNRFHKDHKIFMKKPDMVIPIGVSDEEIIAHLNGLIK, encoded by the coding sequence ATGGTTGATTTTAAGAAAACAGAATACCACTTAAAATCTCTTTGTTGTGATGCTTGTTTTGAAGATAAGAACTGGGTTTTAGATCACGATTGTGACTGTGGTCCATCTCTTATCCAAGCGGTCTACAAAGAGAAACAAATTTCTATTCATAATAACCATCCAGGGCTATATAAGTTCTCTGATTGGTTACCAATTCAAAAAACATTGCCTGGTGCTGGTTCTCCTTTTACCTACAAAAGTGAGGCATTAGCCCAACATTTGGGTCTTTCTAACCTTTATGTCACTTTCAGTGGCTATTGGCCAGAAAGAGGTGGGGATATGAAGAGTGGTTCATTTAAAGAGTGTGAAGCTTATTGTGTTACTGCTAGAGGTACAGAGCCAAAAGATAAGATCTTAGTGGTAGCGTCTGCTGGAAATACGGCAAGAGCATTTGCTCGTGTATGCTCTGAGAATAAGATTCCATTGCTTTTATGCATTCCTGAGGATAACATTAATGCCTTGTATTTTGATCATGAATTAGATCCTTGTGTGAAAGTCGTAGCTGCTGCTTCTGGTGGAGATTACTACGACGCGATTCATATCTCTAATGTAGCTTGTTCATTACCTGAATACTATGCTGAAGGGGGGGCAAAGAATGTGGCACGTCGTGATGGAATGGCTACAACGGTATACTCTGCAATCACTACTATTGGAGAGATTCCTTCATACTACTTCCAAGCTGTCGGTAGTGGAACAGGTGCCATTGCTGCATGGGAAGCGGTAGAACGTTTTAAAGAAGATGGTCGCTTTGGTTCGAACAACATGAAACTATTGGTTTCGCAGAATGAACCATTTGTGCCTATCCAGTTAGCATGGAGAGCAGACTCTCGTTCAATGTTGCCTCAAGATGATGACCAAGCACGTCGTCAAGTGGAAGAGATCGATGCAAAAGTGTTGTCTAATAGAAAGCCTCCTTATGGTTTGACTGGAGGGCTATACGATGCATTAAAAGCAACTGACGGAGATGTATTGACTGCATCAAACGAAGAAGGTGCTGCTGCTGGTGAATTATTCGAGAAACTTGAAGGTATCGATATTGAACCTGCATCTGCAATTGCTTTGGCCACTTTGATTAAAGAGGTGCCACAATTAGATAAAGATGCTTTGATCATGTTGAACATTACTGGTGGTGGAAAAAATAGATTCCACAAGGATCACAAAATATTTATGAAGAAGCCTGATATGGTTATCCCTATTGGTGTTTCGGATGAAGAGATTATTGCCCATTTAAATGGTTTGATCAAATAA
- a CDS encoding SusC/RagA family TonB-linked outer membrane protein, whose product MKKSLFAMTAIVLVSLNIALGQRPAITGLVISKRDNQPIPGATVVVSSTSIGTVTSFDGSFQISPPSEAKTLTVSYIGMKPVEVQITQKEFYKIVLESHNVSVDEVVVTALGVSREKKALGYSVQNISGSNVGPGDQGNAVAQLSGKVAGVQISGSSSAIGGSTRVLIRGANSITGENQPLFVIDGVPLDNANYSESKDRPGGSGIDYGNMSQDINPEDIETISVLKGPSAAALYGSRAANGVIMITTKRGGKRPGLGVTIRSGVSVEKVNRLPKLQSQYGGGGLSSFDKVTIDGTPYATVAYHVDESWGPKFDPNQQVLHWDGLNPQDPDNYLKTRPWVAPENDIDKFFDTGVIFNNTISLSGSKEDSDFRLSFHSLNATGFLPNASSDKYTVTFNGRSKISEMIEITAGGSFINNQVTGRPVTGYSSNNVMLQLTQWGQRQLDYERLKNYKNEDGTHNPWNRTSALNPRAKYINNPYWIRNENYTEESRNRFIGNAGVTLRPTKSLSSTLKVYHDSYVFQNSDRMAVGSRHTPSYSETVRQFQENNVEWITQWQKQVGDDWSLDALVGGNIRKNKFYRTSGETQSGLFISGLYNTKNSVDPPIVDDYERHRLGYSVFGRLSAGYKRVLYVDVTARNDWSSTLPVENRSYFYPSVNGSFVFSSLPWFESSEVLSFGKVRAGWAKTGNDTDPYALSETYAITSPNFSGVAQYSVPDVLANGDLKAEVTYAKEVGLEAMFFNNRLGFDATLYWNRTEDLITKVALSGTSGYSHMFDNAGVMTNNGFELVLNATPVKTNNFSWDITVNYAKNNNKLVSLKEGINNYQMGVAPQNVTVNAFVGSSYGAILGTNYVYDDQGQRVVGIDGRYLETLAPEVIGSVLPDYNMGIQQQFRYKNVSLSALIDIQKGGNYYSISNLFGMSSGLLEETVYRNGVDIREHGLILDGVYGKFDADGNVVHVTKDNVTSSGAVANDTEITARQYGKDFRYGPDVQNIFDASYIKLREVTLSYQFPSRLTGPIQNLRFSIYGRNLYTWGLDNTNIDPEMAVTSSGNVQGIEGGALPSTANYGVNVQFSL is encoded by the coding sequence ATGAAAAAGAGTTTATTCGCCATGACGGCTATCGTCTTGGTCAGTTTAAATATTGCGCTCGGTCAGAGACCTGCAATAACTGGCCTCGTTATCTCAAAACGTGATAACCAACCAATTCCTGGAGCAACCGTTGTTGTTTCCTCTACATCTATAGGTACTGTCACAAGCTTCGATGGTTCCTTTCAAATTTCGCCTCCTTCTGAGGCAAAGACCTTGACTGTAAGTTATATTGGCATGAAGCCTGTTGAGGTCCAAATTACCCAAAAAGAGTTTTATAAAATTGTTCTTGAATCACATAATGTTTCTGTGGATGAGGTGGTTGTGACCGCTTTAGGTGTTTCAAGGGAGAAGAAAGCACTAGGGTATTCGGTTCAGAATATTTCTGGTAGTAATGTGGGACCTGGAGATCAAGGGAATGCGGTAGCTCAGTTGTCTGGTAAGGTAGCAGGGGTACAGATTTCAGGCTCTTCAAGTGCTATTGGTGGATCTACTCGGGTGTTAATTCGTGGTGCTAATTCGATAACAGGGGAGAACCAACCTCTATTTGTAATTGATGGTGTCCCATTGGATAATGCCAACTATAGTGAGAGTAAAGATCGACCAGGTGGTAGTGGTATTGATTATGGAAATATGTCTCAGGATATTAATCCCGAGGATATTGAAACGATATCGGTATTGAAAGGTCCATCTGCTGCAGCCCTTTATGGCTCTAGAGCTGCCAATGGGGTGATTATGATTACGACCAAGAGAGGGGGTAAGCGTCCTGGATTGGGGGTCACTATTCGTAGTGGTGTCTCTGTGGAGAAAGTGAATCGATTACCAAAACTACAGAGTCAATATGGTGGCGGTGGTTTAAGTAGCTTTGATAAGGTGACCATCGACGGAACGCCATATGCAACGGTGGCATATCATGTGGATGAGAGTTGGGGCCCTAAGTTCGATCCGAATCAACAGGTGTTGCATTGGGATGGATTGAATCCGCAAGATCCAGATAATTATTTGAAGACAAGGCCTTGGGTGGCTCCAGAGAATGATATTGATAAGTTCTTTGATACAGGGGTGATTTTTAATAATACGATCTCTTTATCTGGCTCGAAAGAGGATAGTGATTTTCGTCTGTCTTTTCATAGTTTGAATGCTACCGGTTTTCTACCTAATGCCTCTTCGGATAAATATACGGTTACTTTCAATGGTCGCTCTAAGATTAGTGAGATGATTGAGATTACGGCTGGTGGATCTTTTATCAATAATCAAGTGACAGGTCGTCCTGTGACTGGTTATAGTTCGAACAATGTGATGCTTCAGTTGACGCAGTGGGGACAACGCCAACTGGACTATGAGAGATTGAAGAACTATAAGAATGAGGATGGGACACATAATCCATGGAACCGTACTTCTGCCTTAAATCCTAGAGCAAAGTATATCAATAATCCATACTGGATTCGGAATGAGAATTACACAGAGGAGAGTCGAAATAGATTTATTGGTAATGCTGGTGTGACTTTGAGGCCTACCAAATCATTGAGCTCAACTTTGAAGGTGTATCATGACTCTTATGTCTTTCAGAATTCAGACCGTATGGCTGTTGGGTCACGTCATACACCAAGTTATTCGGAGACCGTTAGACAGTTTCAAGAGAATAATGTGGAGTGGATCACACAGTGGCAAAAGCAAGTTGGAGACGATTGGTCTTTAGATGCTTTGGTTGGTGGAAATATACGAAAGAATAAATTCTATCGTACTTCAGGTGAAACCCAGAGTGGATTGTTTATTTCGGGATTGTATAATACAAAGAATTCTGTTGATCCTCCTATTGTAGATGACTATGAGAGACATCGTTTGGGCTATAGTGTGTTTGGGCGTCTGAGTGCTGGGTATAAAAGAGTTTTGTATGTAGATGTTACTGCTCGAAATGATTGGTCTTCTACTCTGCCTGTGGAGAATAGGTCTTATTTCTACCCATCGGTGAACGGAAGTTTTGTGTTCAGTTCATTGCCGTGGTTCGAATCTTCGGAGGTGCTTTCCTTTGGTAAGGTGAGAGCAGGATGGGCCAAGACAGGAAATGATACGGATCCTTACGCTTTGTCGGAGACTTACGCTATCACTTCGCCCAACTTTTCAGGGGTAGCTCAATATAGTGTGCCTGATGTTTTGGCTAATGGCGATCTGAAAGCTGAGGTGACTTATGCCAAGGAGGTTGGTTTAGAGGCAATGTTCTTTAATAATCGATTGGGTTTTGATGCGACACTCTACTGGAATCGCACAGAGGATTTGATCACCAAGGTGGCACTTTCTGGTACTTCAGGTTATTCTCATATGTTTGATAATGCAGGGGTGATGACCAATAATGGTTTTGAGTTGGTATTGAATGCGACGCCTGTGAAGACCAATAATTTCTCTTGGGATATTACGGTCAACTATGCGAAGAATAATAACAAGTTGGTGTCGTTGAAAGAGGGTATAAATAACTACCAGATGGGGGTTGCTCCACAGAATGTTACGGTGAATGCCTTTGTCGGATCATCGTATGGTGCAATTTTGGGAACTAACTATGTGTATGATGACCAAGGTCAACGTGTTGTTGGGATTGATGGAAGATATCTTGAGACATTAGCACCAGAGGTTATTGGTAGTGTACTTCCTGATTATAATATGGGAATACAGCAGCAGTTCCGTTATAAGAATGTCTCTCTATCTGCTTTGATTGATATTCAGAAAGGTGGAAACTATTACTCTATCTCGAATCTATTCGGTATGTCTTCGGGGTTGCTCGAAGAGACAGTATATCGCAATGGGGTTGATATTCGAGAGCATGGTTTGATTCTAGATGGTGTTTATGGCAAGTTTGATGCTGATGGGAATGTTGTACATGTGACCAAAGATAATGTGACTTCAAGTGGTGCCGTTGCCAATGACACAGAGATTACTGCTCGTCAGTATGGGAAAGATTTTCGTTATGGTCCCGATGTTCAAAATATATTTGATGCTTCTTATATCAAGTTGAGGGAGGTTACTTTAAGTTATCAGTTCCCAAGTCGTTTGACGGGTCCTATTCAGAATTTACGTTTCTCAATCTATGGTAGAAACCTATATACTTGGGGGCTCGATAATACGAATATAGATCCTGAAATGGCTGTTACCTCATCAGGTAACGTGCAAGGTATTGAGGGAGGGGCCCTTCCTTCGACAGCCAATTATGGTGTGAATGTTCAGTTCAGTTTGTAA
- a CDS encoding SusD/RagB family nutrient-binding outer membrane lipoprotein, which produces MLKLRFNRYIVLFPIFLFLIGCGDQLTETNVNPNAPNRVPVTTLLIKSQNSLIHHLRDKSYAGRSALVWMQYWAQTNYTNEDRYVFDENTNASRWSQIYLDLMDLKEIEEINADPQQRLEAALYGDSDNQVAVARILKSWVFMVLTESYGPIPYYSYGNKSDDFQALGARNKVVNPIYADPQSVYLDILNELREAADMIHEDKIAFSSGDNIYQGDARKWKRLANSLILRGALRISKVLPEVATEAIQKALDSGVMQSNDDSAFFTSDAVAANASPFYRAFAIDNRSDFAVAKPFVDLLKGVSGPFAQVDPRLYYFAAPIEAVAFASSGPQIIHKSYIPSASDLLGSGTYQVDNYEGMPYGLESVFTSRIGIGATSLPNMPIQATFKNTIMGYSEVCLILSEWNGWDDAYYKRGVAASLDRWGVTASNINDYVALLSPANEERVLTQKYISLYMQPFNAWAEYRRTGYPKILVKPGEVSFVDEKGVLNEEGETVKGKSYIFTSLAPDVQDDLPRRLRYSNKESLLNPSGYKKGLALLNGPDLMSTDIWWDID; this is translated from the coding sequence ATGTTGAAACTAAGATTTAATAGATATATCGTGTTGTTCCCAATCTTTTTATTTCTAATTGGATGTGGAGATCAATTGACAGAGACCAATGTTAACCCCAACGCACCTAATAGGGTGCCTGTGACTACTTTGTTGATCAAGTCGCAGAACAGTTTGATTCATCATCTTCGAGATAAATCGTATGCAGGGCGTTCGGCTTTAGTTTGGATGCAATATTGGGCACAAACGAACTATACAAATGAAGATCGATATGTTTTTGATGAGAATACCAACGCTTCAAGATGGTCACAGATATATCTTGATTTGATGGATCTTAAAGAGATAGAAGAGATCAATGCGGACCCACAACAACGATTGGAAGCTGCACTTTATGGTGATAGTGATAACCAAGTGGCGGTGGCAAGGATATTAAAGTCATGGGTGTTTATGGTTCTTACCGAGAGTTATGGTCCGATACCATACTACTCTTATGGAAATAAGAGTGATGATTTTCAGGCTCTAGGAGCTCGCAACAAAGTGGTGAATCCAATATATGCGGATCCTCAGTCGGTATATTTAGATATATTGAATGAGTTGAGAGAGGCTGCGGATATGATTCATGAGGATAAAATTGCTTTCTCTTCGGGAGATAATATCTATCAAGGAGATGCCAGGAAGTGGAAGCGGTTGGCTAACTCTTTGATCTTAAGAGGAGCATTGCGTATTTCTAAGGTGTTGCCTGAGGTGGCTACGGAGGCCATACAGAAAGCTTTGGATAGTGGTGTGATGCAAAGTAATGATGATAGTGCATTTTTTACTAGTGATGCGGTTGCTGCAAATGCATCCCCTTTTTATAGAGCTTTTGCGATCGATAATAGATCAGATTTTGCTGTAGCAAAACCTTTTGTAGATCTACTAAAAGGGGTGTCTGGACCATTTGCACAAGTCGACCCAAGGTTATATTATTTTGCGGCTCCGATTGAAGCAGTTGCCTTTGCAAGTTCAGGTCCTCAGATTATTCATAAGAGTTATATCCCATCAGCAAGTGATTTGTTGGGTAGTGGTACGTATCAAGTGGATAATTATGAGGGGATGCCTTATGGTTTGGAGAGTGTGTTTACATCTCGTATTGGTATTGGAGCCACTTCATTACCCAACATGCCGATCCAAGCGACCTTTAAGAATACGATTATGGGTTACAGTGAAGTGTGCCTTATTCTATCAGAGTGGAATGGATGGGATGATGCTTATTACAAGAGAGGTGTAGCGGCTTCTTTGGATCGATGGGGTGTGACAGCTTCTAATATCAATGATTATGTTGCTCTTTTATCCCCTGCAAACGAAGAGCGTGTTCTTACCCAAAAATATATTTCATTGTATATGCAGCCATTTAACGCATGGGCTGAATATCGAAGAACAGGATATCCTAAAATATTGGTAAAACCAGGGGAGGTTTCGTTTGTGGATGAGAAAGGTGTGTTGAATGAAGAGGGTGAGACAGTGAAAGGCAAGTCCTATATATTCACATCCTTGGCACCTGATGTACAAGATGATCTTCCTCGTAGGTTACGTTATTCAAATAAAGAGAGTTTATTAAACCCTTCGGGATATAAAAAAGGGCTTGCACTTTTAAACGGTCCTGATTTAATGAGTACCGACATATGGTGGGATATTGATTAG